Proteins from a genomic interval of Microbacterium imperiale:
- a CDS encoding class E sortase: METEPHTRRSRRSARPRPSRPRRRTSVVGVLGELLLTAGVVMLLFVSWQMWFGDMIISSQKQAEASALAQQWADAAQADTPAETPEPTETSEAPAEPAPPVIPVLDEPGHGAEFGIMYIPRFGPDWQFKIASGTAKKSILDAGYIGHYEGSAMPGAEGNMAVAAHRWTSGAPFDPVDRLVIGDAVVIQTQDGWYTYRFRNVEYVQDTAIEVLNPVPQQVDLAANGRYLTLTSCAPKLNMLERIISYAVFEEFTPNSAGPPASLSEGVSA, translated from the coding sequence GTGGAGACCGAACCGCACACGCGTCGCTCGCGACGCTCCGCGCGACCACGACCGTCGCGTCCGCGTCGACGCACGAGCGTCGTCGGCGTGCTCGGGGAGCTCCTGCTCACCGCCGGCGTGGTGATGCTGCTCTTCGTCAGCTGGCAGATGTGGTTCGGCGACATGATCATCAGCTCGCAGAAGCAAGCCGAGGCCTCCGCTCTGGCGCAGCAGTGGGCGGATGCCGCACAGGCTGATACCCCGGCCGAGACGCCCGAACCGACGGAGACGTCCGAGGCTCCCGCTGAGCCCGCCCCGCCCGTCATCCCGGTGCTCGACGAGCCGGGCCACGGCGCCGAGTTCGGCATCATGTACATCCCGCGCTTCGGTCCCGACTGGCAGTTCAAGATCGCGAGCGGCACGGCGAAGAAGTCCATCCTGGATGCCGGCTACATCGGCCACTACGAGGGCTCGGCCATGCCGGGCGCCGAGGGCAACATGGCCGTGGCCGCGCACCGGTGGACGTCCGGCGCTCCGTTCGACCCCGTCGATCGCCTCGTCATCGGCGACGCCGTCGTCATCCAGACCCAGGACGGCTGGTACACCTACCGCTTCCGCAACGTCGAGTACGTGCAGGACACCGCCATCGAGGTGCTCAACCCCGTGCCGCAGCAGGTCGACCTCGCCGCGAACGGCCGCTACCTCACGCTCACCAGCTGCGCGCCGAAGCTGAACATGCTCGAGCGCATCATCTCGTACGCGGTCTTCGAGGAATTCACGCCGAACAGCGCCGGCCCGCCGGCATCCCTCTCCGAAGGAGTGAGCGCCTGA
- a CDS encoding peptidylprolyl isomerase, translated as MPQHTAVATIHTNHGDIVVNLFGDQAPRTVKNFIGLADGTGEWTDPATGKPGQGPLYTDVIFHRIIPNFMIQGGDPLGQGIGGPGYNFDDEISPELDFQKPYILAMANAGLRRNAITGKAEGTNGSQFFITTDPTPWLQGKHTIFGEVADDASRQVVDAIAAVKTGAGDRPIEPVVMSSIDVTAV; from the coding sequence ATGCCTCAGCACACTGCAGTAGCGACGATCCACACCAATCACGGCGACATCGTCGTCAACCTTTTCGGCGACCAGGCCCCCCGCACGGTGAAGAACTTCATCGGTCTCGCCGATGGCACCGGCGAGTGGACCGACCCCGCCACGGGCAAGCCCGGCCAGGGCCCGCTGTACACCGATGTCATCTTCCACCGCATCATCCCGAACTTCATGATCCAGGGCGGCGACCCGCTCGGTCAGGGCATCGGCGGTCCGGGATACAACTTCGACGACGAGATCAGCCCCGAGCTCGACTTCCAGAAGCCCTACATCCTCGCGATGGCGAACGCCGGACTGCGTCGCAACGCGATCACGGGCAAGGCCGAGGGCACCAACGGCTCGCAGTTCTTCATCACGACAGACCCGACTCCTTGGCTGCAGGGCAAGCACACGATCTTCGGCGAGGTCGCGGATGACGCTTCGCGTCAGGTCGTCGACGCGATCGCCGCGGTGAAGACCGGCGCGGGCGACCGGCCGATCGAGCCCGTCGTCATGTCGTCGATCGACGTCACCGCGGTCTGA
- a CDS encoding cell division protein CrgA translates to MASSSDHDDPTVERRPADDAPNPVWFKPIMLGLMLIGLVWVLVFYLSNSTLPVPGIGGWNLVIGFGIAFIGFLMTTRWR, encoded by the coding sequence ATGGCATCTTCGAGCGACCACGACGACCCGACCGTGGAGCGACGCCCCGCAGATGACGCACCTAACCCGGTCTGGTTCAAGCCGATCATGCTGGGTCTGATGCTCATCGGACTCGTGTGGGTGCTCGTGTTCTACCTCAGCAACTCCACGCTGCCCGTCCCCGGTATCGGCGGCTGGAACCTCGTGATCGGCTTCGGCATCGCGTTCATCGGGTTCCTCATGACGACGCGCTGGCGCTGA
- a CDS encoding rhomboid family intramembrane serine protease: MSASELRSNPDNFCYRHPDRQSFVLCQRCLRTICAECQTPMPVGVICPECLREQQKSSGAPRPRRAPRVLRAVRADDSRPLVTYGIIGLTFFVFVVTLIPGVGLLARQTLALIPPLLYPSFTGSFEPWRLFTVLLVHSGFWHVGLNMLALWMLGRSLEPMLGRLRFLWLYLLSGLGGSVAAVLLGFMTPVVGASGAIFGLFGALLVIGRHIGANITGIAVILGINLVLSFLPLLTGALGGTGIPQVSWQAHIGGLIVGALVGTIYARTRAIRKRKLQSLLLVATAVGLIALLAVPLAIYG, translated from the coding sequence GTGAGCGCGTCCGAGCTTCGGAGCAATCCCGACAACTTCTGCTACCGGCATCCCGATCGGCAGAGCTTCGTGCTCTGCCAGCGCTGCCTGCGCACGATCTGCGCGGAATGCCAGACGCCGATGCCCGTCGGGGTGATCTGCCCCGAGTGCCTGCGTGAGCAGCAGAAGAGCTCGGGCGCGCCACGACCCCGCCGCGCGCCTCGCGTCCTGCGAGCGGTGCGCGCCGACGACTCCCGACCCCTGGTGACGTACGGCATCATCGGTCTGACGTTCTTCGTGTTCGTCGTCACGCTCATCCCGGGCGTCGGGCTCCTCGCCCGCCAGACGCTCGCGCTCATCCCACCGCTGCTCTATCCGTCATTCACGGGCTCGTTCGAGCCGTGGCGCCTGTTCACGGTGCTGCTCGTCCACAGCGGTTTCTGGCACGTGGGGCTCAACATGCTGGCCCTGTGGATGCTGGGCCGCAGCCTCGAGCCGATGCTCGGCCGGCTGCGCTTCCTGTGGCTCTATCTGCTGAGCGGCCTCGGCGGCTCCGTCGCCGCGGTGCTCCTCGGGTTCATGACGCCGGTCGTCGGCGCCTCGGGCGCGATCTTCGGCCTGTTCGGCGCTCTGCTCGTCATCGGTCGCCACATCGGCGCGAACATCACCGGGATCGCGGTGATCCTGGGCATCAACCTCGTGCTGTCGTTCCTGCCGCTGCTGACCGGCGCGCTGGGCGGCACGGGGATCCCGCAGGTGTCGTGGCAGGCCCACATCGGCGGTCTGATCGTCGGCGCCCTCGTCGGAACGATCTACGCGCGCACGCGCGCCATCCGCAAGCGGAAGCTGCAGTCGCTGCTGCTGGTCGCAACGGCCGTCGGCTTGATCGCGCTGCTGGCGGTGCCGCTCGCGATCTACGGGTGA
- a CDS encoding anthranilate synthase component II yields the protein MTTVLVVDNHDSFVHTLVGYLRELGATTELVEADAVTDPRGAIAGFDGVLVSPGPGTPQDAGASIPIVAAAASVRTPLLGVCLGHQAIAVAFGGRVGEAPELMHGMTSNVLHDSSALYRGMRHPFVAGRYHSLAVEAAHLPDVLAVTARTAEGTVMGIAHRSLPIQGVQFHPESVLTQGGYRLLGNWLASIGLEGADETGAGLQPHRAAAAQH from the coding sequence GTGACGACGGTCCTCGTCGTCGACAATCACGACAGCTTCGTCCACACGCTCGTCGGGTACCTGCGCGAGCTGGGTGCGACGACGGAGCTGGTGGAAGCCGACGCCGTGACCGATCCCCGCGGCGCGATCGCCGGATTCGACGGTGTGCTCGTATCGCCGGGGCCGGGGACTCCACAGGATGCCGGCGCCTCGATCCCGATCGTCGCGGCCGCGGCATCCGTTCGCACACCTCTGCTGGGGGTGTGTCTTGGTCATCAGGCGATCGCCGTCGCGTTCGGCGGTCGCGTGGGGGAGGCCCCGGAACTGATGCACGGGATGACATCGAACGTGCTGCATGATTCCTCGGCGCTGTACCGTGGGATGCGGCATCCGTTCGTCGCCGGCCGTTACCACTCGCTTGCGGTGGAGGCCGCGCACCTGCCGGATGTGCTGGCGGTGACGGCGCGCACCGCCGAAGGCACCGTGATGGGGATCGCCCACCGCTCGCTGCCAATCCAGGGCGTGCAGTTCCACCCCGAGTCGGTGCTCACCCAGGGGGGCTACCGGCTGCTCGGCAACTGGCTCGCCTCGATCGGGCTCGAGGGAGCGGACGAGACCGGCGCGGGTCTGCAGCCGCACCGCGCGGCCGCGGCGCAGCACTGA